A DNA window from Halomonas zincidurans B6 contains the following coding sequences:
- a CDS encoding anhydro-N-acetylmuramic acid kinase, translated as MPLFVGLMSGTSLDGIDAALVRCGEGRPELVDALGIDIPDSLRQVLLMLCQSRQASFADLAYAEQAFCELQGEAVARLLAANDLEAGAITAIGSHGQTIEHAPHGISPYTWQLDNPSLLAELTGCPVVGDFRRRDLAAGGQAAPLAPAFHAALFRGAREWRVVLNLGGFANLTLLPPTEIDTPVIGFDTGPANALLDAWHARHQGGHFDIDGQWAATGEVDESLLKRLLDDRFFHQPPPKSTGREYFHLDWLAAYASGREAPQDIQATLAELTAASVALGIEQALARQGAEGPLTLIPCGGGARNADLLARLQRRQPALALARCDDFGWSADWLEAGAFAWLAWCRLEGLPGNLPSVTGAAGERVLGGLYSA; from the coding sequence ATGCCGTTGTTCGTTGGCTTGATGTCCGGAACCAGCCTGGACGGAATCGATGCCGCCCTGGTGCGCTGCGGCGAAGGCCGCCCCGAGCTCGTCGATGCGCTGGGCATCGACATCCCCGACAGTCTGCGCCAGGTGCTGTTGATGCTCTGCCAGTCACGCCAGGCGAGCTTCGCCGATCTTGCCTATGCCGAGCAGGCATTCTGCGAACTGCAGGGCGAGGCCGTCGCCCGGTTGCTCGCCGCCAACGATCTGGAGGCCGGCGCGATCACGGCCATCGGCAGTCACGGCCAGACCATCGAGCACGCCCCGCACGGCATATCGCCCTATACCTGGCAGCTGGACAATCCCAGTCTGCTGGCCGAGCTCACCGGCTGCCCGGTGGTCGGCGACTTCCGGCGCCGCGACCTGGCCGCCGGCGGGCAGGCCGCCCCGCTGGCCCCGGCCTTTCATGCCGCACTGTTTCGCGGCGCCCGGGAGTGGCGGGTGGTACTCAATCTCGGCGGTTTCGCCAATCTGACCCTGCTGCCCCCGACAGAAATCGACACGCCGGTCATCGGCTTCGACACCGGCCCGGCCAATGCCCTGCTGGACGCCTGGCATGCGCGCCACCAGGGCGGCCATTTCGATATTGACGGGCAATGGGCCGCGACGGGTGAGGTCGACGAATCGCTGCTGAAGCGCCTGCTCGACGACCGGTTCTTTCATCAGCCGCCGCCCAAGAGTACCGGGCGCGAGTACTTTCATCTCGACTGGCTGGCAGCATACGCCAGCGGCCGCGAGGCGCCGCAGGACATTCAGGCCACGCTGGCCGAACTGACCGCCGCCAGCGTGGCCCTGGGCATCGAACAGGCGCTCGCCCGGCAAGGCGCCGAAGGACCGCTGACGTTGATCCCCTGCGGCGGCGGGGCACGCAACGCCGACCTACTGGCGCGTTTGCAACGTCGCCAACCGGCGCTGGCCCTGGCGCGCTGCGACGACTTCGGCTGGTCGGCCGACTGGCTGGAAGCCGGCGCCTTCGCCTGGCTGGCCTGGTGCCGCCTGGAAGGGCTGCCCGGCAACCTGCCCAGCGTCACCGGCGCCGCGGGAGAACGGGTCCTTGGCGGACTGTATAGCGCCTGA